From the Leifsonia sp. AG29 genome, one window contains:
- a CDS encoding PA14 domain-containing protein codes for MATAVVAVTLTVQPFQVPEARADQSPQAADAGALPQHVTGDQTPGSVLTDAGVRREGELPSVPGKAHATHSRGGVEGFDANTSSVSSRSQFETVFQNTDGTKTAQFSTDPLNVERSDGSWVPVNTQVTTGASGDRTVSDHPLAPKFASASGASGGDYQVTADGHTVSFSLVGEQQQPAGVASSVQRQFSGGDAGSSVAYDNVAANTDLTYQVTPGQVKETLILNAQPTSSSPSYSWSVHAPGLTLAKDKLGDVTFTDDVTGKLVFLTPVPAMMDSSAVAGVSGAAITNVPLTVTQTSTDDWRMTLTPDPSWLDDPARVYPVYLDPSTASPYSDNSTSFENTGTTLTGVAYVGNSRAGGDTMWRTVTHFNYEQLFGYQVLGATLDEWYGGSGTTNSTIGMVDIASGQGYNDVGTALSGITISAGTSGCGYAQDPGLANTLASWVNAGWAGNYFMLGGQETAGLYTYKSLGLELFISYEAKPTIAASSPTAVPDPNGFTPGTMTNPTGGAVGSATPTFTTTTTQDSSNGSAAVNRAYTVSPNSSMASPVFQTGWTSTNQVQVPAGVLQPGTTYYWQAQVQDEYGTVGASPVYSWKTSTNPVQNAGVSTPADNSIVASTVPTLKAPPSTSTNGQPLRYAFRIATGSDGTTGQVVLSPIVSPGSDGMVSWDVLPNILQDGTAYTWTLLVNDGYDDWIPSVQRMTVNLRVTNPGPAPTDTAGPVSVNLANGNVSTSITTPSVNTVGGPMGFQLTYNSEQASNAGLVGHYWNLPGSPNTYSYTTLPPASETSLVRTDSQLAFNWGATDSPASGVSQTYFQAQWTGFISPPTGSYNFGFSSDDGAELTLGTTPVITDQFNAHPAQGTPQMETAAAQTLVVSGTGGTLTATLGGQAIAYPVPITVNYYQMAGGASLYLYSQVTGDPTTVKVVPANWFTHTNPPLPDGWATSQPIMGDAATYVAAKNNGGSVTITDANGGTHVFSRNSAGGYSPPAGESTTLTTDANGALSLTGTDGTVYLFNVSGKLVSATPPVDAGAKPATPVPAYVTTSALTNALRSLSDPLSNTASSGTPSYQRAVYFAYANEQYSDLGIPANAGITASGAVCQTPTGSGWASAPSGMLCAIVYPDGTTTQLEYTTTGQLGGVLTPGGSRTLLAYTSVNGQNLLTGVTTPTANDWAAVNNAAAPQTIISYDTAGRAIGVTLPQLSGGGPAPAKTYTYAAAASASADGTSYVDVAGLTPPAGGMGHNAAVTFDTALRKTSATSASGLTSRALWNNHDNPLATLDPQGHESTTTYDSQDRPVTTYGPAPSTCFGATTSAPFGTVPTNASGVANGPIPVAGTCAAMNGVAIATSTTTYDGGLAGLAAAYFNNLTLAGAPTGYGRVFTGTDAQQVWSGIPATGVGTTNWSASLTGTLTFPGAGDYQLSIYTDNTARVFVDDRLVINATTSGTYSAQLKNIKASQVARLRVGYTHATAASPTFRMAWIVPGQGSVFIPTTQLSSSYGLVTGTSTPDSAPTGVAGISNTNVPSANASASYAYPWFGTNVTAIADPGGQNLTTVTTSESPGNGYLRQTSSQKPAGAATATNTAYYGGTSIANPTPTISYGTALNITTPVCGVPVTTPQDGLAMSVTGPAPATGTALVTKYVYDIMGRVAGTLAPGDTTWACTTYDNRGRTQKQTYPAFGAQPARTLTYTYSAGGYDSNGNQAGDPLTTTVTDSTQTATPTKGTLTTQVNLDGEQVSSTDSWGTVTTTTYNQAMQTLTATVKLPDATTHTEAYTYNADGQAITVAEDGKPIAQSTYTTGVLTSVSYPNGTGNAGNGTSGTFSYGPTGSQTATAWTFASGQSPLTDTVARSQAGRIVKDTITDGSTNYVSTYGYDSVGRLTTAIVPYNQLTYAYAGTGGCGQNTAAGADGNRTSMTDVTTAPGATTPNPTLTVGYCYDNADRLTSDTITGAPANPDIVMGTNLTSTGAGTNLAYDTHSNVTTLGTETLGYDDTNRHLATTLTDGTTVTYQRDAADRIIGMTQTPAGGTATTVHYTYAGIGRFTLTASNVTQEETLSLAGGVSVSIRPTAQAWSYPGLTGHVLVTTDGAGTRTGALALYDPFGDPINRSTGCIGTTAADGSGPTNTTTPNVSNGFEGAHGKGLLTLDGLATIEMGARQYVPLLGRFLSVDPVTGGNANDYVYPDDPINSNDLTGKWGLMLSDGGPGIGAAISPTAVRLLASNRLEYNGYGLSKPSRPAAKTKQLSADQHLHRTLKTIAVDAAWIGEALNVYASVASAAAFVSAGTGDEYGAGALWGSAVITANIAAGFGAVSTAAGCMDTGINSSCIASALITGMGFMLAEIPGGPIFSALVGGVQLIGDGPPRWEF; via the coding sequence GTGGCTACCGCGGTGGTGGCTGTGACCTTGACGGTGCAGCCGTTCCAGGTGCCCGAGGCGCGTGCGGATCAATCGCCGCAGGCGGCCGACGCGGGTGCGCTGCCTCAGCATGTGACCGGTGACCAGACTCCGGGGTCGGTGTTGACGGACGCCGGCGTTCGCCGGGAGGGCGAGTTGCCGTCGGTCCCGGGTAAGGCGCATGCGACGCACAGCCGTGGTGGGGTGGAGGGTTTCGACGCGAACACGTCGAGTGTGTCGTCTCGGTCGCAGTTCGAGACGGTGTTTCAGAACACGGATGGTACGAAGACGGCGCAGTTTTCCACCGACCCGCTGAACGTGGAGAGATCGGACGGCTCGTGGGTGCCGGTGAACACCCAGGTCACGACGGGCGCGTCCGGGGATCGGACGGTGAGTGATCACCCGTTGGCTCCGAAGTTCGCTTCTGCGTCCGGGGCATCGGGTGGGGACTACCAGGTGACGGCGGATGGGCACACGGTGTCGTTCAGCCTGGTGGGGGAGCAGCAGCAGCCGGCCGGTGTGGCTTCCAGTGTGCAGCGGCAGTTCTCTGGCGGGGATGCGGGGTCCTCTGTCGCGTACGACAATGTGGCCGCCAACACGGACCTGACGTATCAGGTGACGCCGGGTCAGGTGAAGGAGACCCTGATCCTGAACGCGCAGCCGACCAGTTCGAGCCCGTCGTACTCGTGGAGTGTTCACGCGCCGGGGTTGACGTTGGCCAAGGACAAGCTGGGCGATGTGACGTTCACGGATGATGTCACGGGGAAGCTCGTGTTCCTTACGCCGGTGCCGGCGATGATGGACTCTTCCGCCGTTGCCGGGGTCTCGGGGGCCGCGATCACAAACGTGCCACTCACGGTGACGCAGACCTCCACCGATGACTGGCGGATGACGTTGACCCCGGACCCATCGTGGTTGGATGACCCGGCCCGGGTCTACCCGGTGTATCTGGATCCGTCGACGGCGTCGCCGTATTCGGACAATTCCACCTCGTTCGAGAACACCGGAACCACCCTGACGGGTGTTGCCTATGTCGGCAACTCGCGTGCGGGTGGCGACACGATGTGGCGCACGGTCACTCATTTCAACTATGAGCAGCTGTTCGGCTACCAGGTTCTGGGGGCCACGTTGGATGAGTGGTACGGCGGCAGTGGGACCACCAACTCCACGATCGGGATGGTGGATATCGCCTCCGGGCAGGGCTACAACGACGTCGGCACCGCCCTGTCGGGCATCACGATCTCAGCGGGAACTTCCGGGTGCGGGTATGCCCAGGACCCGGGTCTGGCGAACACGTTGGCGTCGTGGGTGAACGCCGGCTGGGCGGGGAACTATTTCATGCTCGGCGGGCAGGAGACCGCGGGCCTGTACACGTACAAGTCGCTGGGTCTTGAATTGTTCATCAGCTACGAGGCGAAGCCGACGATCGCCGCCTCGAGCCCGACGGCGGTGCCGGACCCGAACGGGTTCACGCCGGGGACGATGACCAACCCGACCGGTGGGGCGGTGGGTTCGGCCACCCCGACCTTCACGACCACTACAACGCAGGATTCCTCGAACGGGTCCGCCGCGGTCAATCGGGCCTATACGGTGTCGCCGAACTCGTCGATGGCGTCCCCCGTGTTCCAGACCGGGTGGACCTCCACCAACCAAGTCCAGGTCCCGGCGGGAGTGTTGCAGCCGGGGACGACGTATTACTGGCAGGCGCAAGTCCAGGACGAATACGGCACGGTCGGTGCGTCGCCGGTGTACTCCTGGAAAACTTCCACTAACCCCGTCCAGAACGCGGGGGTGTCCACCCCGGCTGATAACTCGATCGTGGCGAGCACAGTCCCGACGTTGAAGGCGCCGCCCTCCACGTCCACCAATGGGCAGCCGCTGCGCTACGCGTTCCGGATCGCCACCGGCAGCGACGGGACGACCGGCCAGGTTGTGCTCTCGCCGATCGTCTCGCCTGGTAGCGACGGGATGGTGTCCTGGGACGTCCTGCCGAACATCCTCCAAGACGGCACCGCGTACACGTGGACCCTGCTGGTCAACGACGGGTACGACGACTGGATCCCGAGCGTGCAGCGGATGACCGTCAATCTGCGGGTGACCAATCCGGGCCCGGCACCGACGGATACTGCTGGGCCGGTGAGCGTGAACCTGGCCAACGGGAATGTCTCCACTAGTATCACCACACCGTCGGTGAACACGGTCGGCGGTCCCATGGGGTTCCAGCTGACCTACAACTCCGAACAGGCCTCCAACGCCGGACTGGTCGGCCACTACTGGAACCTCCCCGGTAGCCCGAACACCTACTCGTACACGACGCTGCCGCCGGCTAGCGAGACTTCGCTGGTGCGCACGGACTCGCAGCTCGCCTTCAACTGGGGGGCGACCGACTCCCCGGCATCGGGGGTGTCACAGACGTACTTCCAGGCGCAGTGGACCGGTTTCATCTCCCCGCCGACCGGGTCGTACAACTTCGGGTTCTCCTCGGACGACGGCGCCGAGCTCACCTTGGGAACCACCCCGGTGATCACGGACCAGTTCAACGCGCACCCCGCACAGGGCACCCCGCAAATGGAGACGGCTGCCGCGCAAACGCTGGTGGTGTCCGGGACTGGTGGGACTCTGACCGCGACCCTGGGCGGGCAGGCGATCGCGTACCCGGTGCCGATCACGGTGAATTACTACCAGATGGCCGGCGGCGCGTCCCTGTACCTGTATTCGCAGGTGACGGGGGATCCGACGACGGTGAAGGTGGTGCCGGCGAACTGGTTCACGCACACCAACCCGCCGCTGCCGGACGGGTGGGCCACCTCGCAACCGATCATGGGCGACGCCGCCACGTATGTTGCGGCGAAGAACAACGGCGGCTCGGTCACCATCACCGACGCCAATGGCGGCACGCACGTGTTCTCCCGCAATAGTGCCGGTGGATACAGCCCGCCAGCGGGGGAGTCCACCACCCTGACCACCGATGCGAACGGGGCGCTCTCGCTCACCGGAACCGATGGCACCGTGTACCTGTTCAACGTTTCCGGGAAGCTGGTCTCCGCGACCCCACCCGTGGACGCCGGAGCCAAACCCGCCACCCCGGTCCCTGCCTATGTGACCACGAGCGCATTGACGAACGCGCTGCGATCGTTGTCGGACCCGCTCTCCAACACCGCCAGCTCCGGCACCCCGTCGTATCAACGCGCGGTGTACTTCGCCTACGCGAACGAGCAATACTCCGACCTCGGCATCCCCGCCAACGCCGGCATCACCGCTTCGGGCGCCGTCTGCCAAACCCCAACCGGATCGGGGTGGGCCTCGGCACCGTCCGGGATGCTCTGCGCGATCGTCTACCCGGACGGAACGACCACCCAACTCGAATACACCACCACCGGGCAGCTCGGCGGCGTGCTCACCCCCGGCGGATCCCGGACACTGCTGGCCTACACCAGCGTCAACGGGCAGAACCTGCTCACCGGTGTCACCACGCCGACCGCGAACGACTGGGCTGCGGTCAACAACGCCGCCGCACCGCAGACCATCATCAGCTACGACACCGCGGGTCGCGCCATCGGTGTCACCCTCCCGCAACTCAGCGGAGGCGGCCCGGCACCGGCGAAGACCTACACCTACGCCGCCGCCGCCAGCGCGAGCGCGGACGGCACCAGCTATGTCGACGTCGCCGGTCTCACCCCGCCCGCCGGGGGAATGGGCCACAACGCGGCCGTGACCTTCGACACGGCGTTGCGGAAGACCTCCGCCACCAGCGCCTCGGGACTGACCTCCCGCGCCCTGTGGAACAACCACGACAACCCGCTGGCCACCCTCGACCCCCAGGGACACGAGTCCACCACCACCTACGACAGCCAAGACCGACCGGTCACCACCTATGGGCCAGCGCCCTCCACATGTTTCGGCGCCACCACTAGCGCGCCCTTCGGCACCGTCCCGACCAACGCGTCGGGGGTCGCTAATGGGCCAATTCCGGTGGCGGGTACCTGTGCGGCGATGAACGGGGTGGCCATCGCCACCTCCACCACCACCTATGACGGTGGGTTGGCCGGGCTCGCGGCCGCCTACTTCAACAACCTCACCCTCGCTGGGGCTCCCACCGGATACGGCCGCGTCTTCACCGGCACAGACGCCCAACAGGTCTGGTCCGGAATCCCCGCCACCGGGGTCGGGACCACAAACTGGTCCGCCTCCTTGACCGGAACGCTCACGTTCCCGGGCGCCGGCGACTACCAGCTCTCGATCTACACCGATAACACCGCCCGAGTATTCGTCGACGATCGACTGGTCATCAACGCCACCACGTCCGGCACCTACTCCGCGCAACTGAAAAACATCAAGGCCAGTCAAGTCGCGCGGCTCCGCGTCGGGTACACGCACGCCACCGCTGCCAGCCCCACCTTCCGGATGGCGTGGATCGTGCCCGGGCAGGGCAGCGTCTTCATCCCCACCACACAGCTGTCCTCCAGCTACGGGCTGGTCACCGGTACAAGCACCCCGGATTCTGCCCCCACCGGTGTCGCCGGGATCAGCAACACGAACGTGCCCTCCGCGAACGCGAGCGCTAGCTACGCCTACCCGTGGTTCGGCACCAACGTCACCGCGATCGCCGACCCCGGCGGCCAGAACCTCACCACCGTGACCACATCCGAGTCGCCCGGCAACGGGTACCTCCGACAGACGAGCTCGCAGAAGCCCGCCGGGGCGGCCACCGCCACTAACACCGCCTACTACGGCGGCACCTCGATCGCGAACCCCACCCCCACGATCTCCTACGGCACCGCACTTAACATCACCACCCCGGTCTGCGGGGTGCCAGTGACCACCCCCCAGGACGGTTTGGCCATGTCCGTCACCGGACCAGCACCCGCCACCGGGACCGCACTGGTCACCAAGTACGTGTACGACATCATGGGCCGCGTCGCCGGCACCCTCGCCCCCGGCGACACCACCTGGGCGTGCACCACCTACGACAACCGAGGCAGGACCCAGAAACAGACCTACCCCGCCTTCGGCGCCCAGCCCGCCCGCACCCTCACCTACACGTACTCCGCCGGCGGCTACGACAGCAACGGCAACCAGGCCGGCGACCCGCTCACCACGACCGTCACCGACTCCACCCAGACCGCCACCCCCACCAAGGGCACCCTCACTACCCAGGTCAACCTCGACGGCGAGCAGGTCAGTTCCACGGACAGCTGGGGGACGGTCACCACCACGACCTACAACCAGGCCATGCAAACCCTCACGGCTACGGTGAAGCTGCCCGACGCGACCACCCACACCGAGGCCTACACCTACAATGCGGACGGTCAGGCCATCACCGTGGCGGAGGACGGCAAGCCCATCGCCCAGTCCACCTACACGACCGGTGTCCTCACCAGCGTCAGCTACCCGAACGGGACCGGCAACGCCGGGAACGGAACCTCGGGGACATTCAGCTATGGCCCCACCGGATCCCAAACGGCGACCGCTTGGACGTTCGCTTCCGGGCAATCCCCCCTGACGGACACGGTTGCTCGATCTCAGGCCGGGCGGATCGTGAAGGACACCATCACCGACGGATCCACCAACTATGTCTCCACCTACGGTTACGACAGTGTCGGCCGGTTGACCACGGCGATTGTTCCGTACAACCAGCTCACCTACGCGTACGCCGGAACCGGTGGTTGTGGTCAAAATACTGCGGCCGGGGCTGACGGGAACCGCACCTCGATGACTGATGTGACCACGGCTCCCGGCGCGACCACCCCGAACCCCACCCTCACGGTCGGGTACTGCTACGACAACGCCGACCGGCTCACCTCCGACACCATCACCGGCGCCCCCGCAAACCCCGACATCGTGATGGGAACCAACCTCACCAGCACGGGAGCTGGCACGAACCTCGCGTACGACACCCACAGCAACGTGACAACGCTCGGCACTGAGACCCTCGGCTACGACGACACCAACCGTCACCTGGCAACAACCCTGACCGACGGCACCACGGTCACCTACCAACGCGATGCGGCCGACCGGATCATCGGAATGACCCAAACCCCCGCGGGCGGAACGGCCACGACCGTCCACTACACATACGCCGGCATAGGTCGGTTCACCCTCACCGCCAGCAATGTCACCCAAGAAGAGACACTCAGTCTGGCCGGTGGCGTCAGCGTGAGTATCCGGCCCACCGCGCAAGCATGGTCCTACCCAGGCCTAACCGGGCACGTCTTGGTCACGACCGACGGCGCCGGCACCCGAACCGGGGCACTCGCCCTCTACGACCCCTTCGGAGACCCCATCAACCGATCTACAGGGTGCATCGGTACCACCGCCGCCGACGGGAGTGGTCCAACCAACACGACCACACCCAACGTCTCCAACGGATTCGAGGGCGCACACGGCAAAGGCCTCCTCACCCTTGACGGACTCGCCACCATCGAAATGGGGGCACGCCAATACGTGCCCTTGCTCGGCCGATTCCTCTCGGTCGACCCTGTCACGGGGGGAAACGCGAACGACTACGTCTACCCAGACGATCCCATCAACAGCAACGACCTCACTGGAAAATGGGGCCTCATGCTCAGCGACGGGGGACCTGGTATCGGGGCGGCGATCTCGCCGACAGCTGTCAGGCTTCTCGCGAGTAACCGCCTCGAATACAACGGCTATGGGCTTTCGAAGCCCTCGCGGCCTGCTGCCAAAACAAAACAGCTCAGTGCTGATCAGCATCTACATCGCACTCTGAAGACAATCGCTGTTGACGCTGCATGGATAGGTGAGGCGCTCAACGTGTATGCCTCGGTGGCGTCTGCGGCGGCCTTTGTATCAGCTGGGACCGGCGACGAGTATGGCGCGGGCGCACTCTGGGGGAGCGCAGTAATCACGGCCAACATCGCAGCTGGCTTCGGAGCAGTCAGCACAGCGGCTGGATGCATGGACACCGGGATAAACTCCTCCTGCATCGCGAGCGCGCTGATTACTGGAATGGGATTCATGCTGGCCGAGATTCCAGGGGGCCCCATCTTCTCGGCACTTGTCGGAGGAGTGCAACTTATCGGGGACGGCCCGCCGCGATGGGAATTCTGA
- a CDS encoding IS3 family transposase (programmed frameshift), with protein sequence MPAPYPREFRDDVVAVARRREDGVTIKQIAADFGISAATLQNWLHQADVEDGNRPGQTVDEAAEVRELRRRNRLLEQENEVLRKAAAYLAGEPEARWLPKMTYPLVAELAAAGIPVTVSCRVRGLARQPYYRWRNDPVRDADVLRAHRINALHDAHQDDPTFGYRYLADEARRAGWRMSRRTAWKLCSQAGILSSAQRRRRGKGKKAGPPVFDDHVQRQFRADAPNRVWLTDITEHWTDEGKLYCCAIKDVHSNRIVGYSISDRMTAKLAVDALRNAVARRGEVAGCILHADRGSQFRSRAMGRELRRHDMVGSMGRVGAAGDNAAMESFWSLLQTNVLNQRRWANRQELRRAIVVWIERKYHRQRAQDALGGLTPIEFEEKLPTTPRTLAA encoded by the exons ATGCCCGCTCCCTATCCCAGAGAGTTCCGTGACGATGTCGTCGCGGTTGCCCGGCGCCGTGAGGACGGCGTCACGATCAAGCAGATCGCCGCTGACTTCGGTATCAGCGCGGCGACGTTGCAGAACTGGTTGCATCAAGCCGATGTCGAGGACGGCAACCGTCCCGGTCAGACAGTCGACGAGGCCGCGGAGGTGCGCGAGCTGCGGCGTCGTAACCGGCTGCTGGAGCAGGAGAACGAGGTGCTTCGGAAGGCGGCAGCGTATCTG GCAGGCGAACCTGAAGCTCGGTGGCTCCCCAAAATGACATACCCGCTCGTTGCTGAGCTCGCAGCTGCGGGGATTCCCGTGACGGTGTCGTGTCGGGTTCGGGGGCTCGCTCGTCAGCCCTACTACCGGTGGCGCAACGATCCGGTCCGTGACGCGGATGTGCTGCGCGCGCACCGGATCAACGCCCTGCATGACGCCCACCAGGACGACCCGACCTTCGGTTACCGATACTTGGCCGATGAAGCGCGCCGGGCCGGCTGGCGGATGAGCCGGCGCACCGCGTGGAAACTGTGCTCCCAAGCCGGGATTCTCTCCTCCGCGCAACGCCGCCGCCGCGGGAAGGGCAAGAAGGCCGGGCCGCCTGTGTTCGATGACCACGTGCAGCGGCAGTTCCGTGCCGACGCCCCGAACCGGGTCTGGCTGACCGACATCACCGAGCATTGGACGGACGAGGGCAAGCTTTACTGCTGCGCGATCAAGGACGTCCACTCCAACCGGATCGTGGGCTATTCGATCAGCGACCGGATGACCGCGAAACTCGCCGTCGACGCGCTCCGCAACGCCGTCGCCCGTCGTGGTGAGGTTGCCGGGTGCATCCTGCACGCGGACAGAGGCAGCCAATTCCGAAGCCGAGCCATGGGCCGCGAACTGCGCCGCCACGACATGGTCGGATCGATGGGCCGGGTCGGTGCTGCCGGAGACAACGCCGCCATGGAGAGCTTCTGGTCGCTGTTGCAAACCAACGTCCTCAACCAGCGCCGATGGGCGAACCGGCAGGAGCTGCGTCGCGCGATCGTGGTCTGGATCGAGCGGAAGTATCACCGGCAGCGCGCTCAGGATGCCCTCGGCGGCTTGACGCCCATCGAGTTCGAAGAGAAGCTACCCACGACGCCGCGAACCCTCGCGGCCTAA
- a CDS encoding YciI family protein produces the protein MRYELLLHYPEMSLDELGDEALAEGMRAFDEYAKALDASGVLRSAEVLQPSAVTTTVRVRDGQLLIQDGPFADTKEQLGGTFVIEVDDLDEAIRWAQQAPSVAWGGVEIRPVSTRFVDGAWQGQVPVR, from the coding sequence ATGCGTTATGAATTGCTTCTCCATTATCCCGAGATGAGTCTGGACGAACTCGGCGACGAAGCTCTGGCCGAGGGCATGCGGGCGTTCGACGAGTACGCGAAGGCCCTCGATGCCTCGGGCGTTCTCCGAAGCGCCGAGGTGCTCCAGCCCTCCGCGGTGACGACGACGGTGCGCGTCCGGGACGGGCAGCTCCTCATCCAGGACGGCCCCTTCGCCGACACCAAGGAGCAACTCGGCGGCACGTTCGTCATCGAGGTCGATGATCTCGACGAGGCGATCCGCTGGGCCCAGCAGGCTCCGTCGGTCGCCTGGGGCGGCGTCGAGATCCGTCCTGTCTCGACGCGGTTCGTCGACGGAGCCTGGCAGGGCCAGGTACCTGTGCGGTAG
- a CDS encoding RNA polymerase sigma factor, protein MTSSQEARSAVESAVRASYGRLIALLAGSTGDLGLAEDCLSDALERALRLWPATGVPGNPEGWLVTVARNRLRDVLKSAARRSGVPLDEESDPIRAVTADIESILERGERIPDRRLELLFACAHPAIDPAARTPLMLQAILGFDAARVAAAFDMAPATMSQRLVRAKRKIRDAGIPFALPTRLDMPTRTTAVLEAIYGAYALGWLDDHDDVRLSIAEEARWLALLTASLLETDAEAWGLAALLTFAQSRAPARAATPWPPLDEQDTSLWDADLIAEAESLLHRAARLSSEGDKHRLGRFQLEAAIQSVHCDRARTGTLDRAALLTLYRGLVQVAPTRGALEALAAVESSNTSDPWG, encoded by the coding sequence GTGACGAGCAGCCAGGAGGCGCGCAGCGCGGTCGAATCCGCCGTGCGCGCCTCCTATGGCCGGCTCATCGCCCTGCTGGCCGGCTCCACCGGTGATCTGGGCCTCGCGGAGGACTGCCTGTCCGACGCTCTCGAGCGGGCGCTCCGGCTCTGGCCTGCAACCGGGGTGCCCGGCAACCCGGAAGGATGGCTGGTGACCGTGGCGAGAAACCGTCTGCGCGACGTCCTCAAGTCAGCAGCGCGCCGCTCCGGCGTGCCGCTCGACGAAGAGTCAGACCCCATCAGGGCGGTGACCGCTGACATCGAGAGCATTCTCGAGCGCGGTGAGCGGATCCCCGACCGCCGCCTCGAGCTTCTGTTCGCGTGCGCCCACCCCGCGATCGACCCGGCCGCTCGCACTCCCCTGATGCTGCAGGCCATCCTCGGGTTCGACGCGGCTCGCGTGGCGGCTGCCTTCGACATGGCGCCCGCCACGATGTCGCAGCGCCTCGTGCGGGCCAAGCGAAAGATCCGCGATGCCGGCATTCCCTTCGCGCTTCCGACACGCCTGGACATGCCCACGCGGACAACCGCTGTCCTCGAAGCGATCTACGGCGCCTACGCGCTCGGCTGGCTCGACGATCACGACGACGTGCGACTGTCCATCGCCGAGGAGGCGCGCTGGCTGGCGCTGCTCACCGCCTCCCTCCTCGAGACCGATGCCGAGGCGTGGGGTCTGGCCGCCCTGCTCACGTTCGCGCAGTCCCGGGCGCCGGCTCGTGCGGCGACGCCCTGGCCGCCGCTCGACGAGCAGGACACCTCCCTCTGGGACGCCGACCTCATCGCTGAAGCCGAATCCCTCCTGCATCGCGCGGCGCGACTGTCGAGCGAGGGCGACAAACACCGGCTGGGCAGATTCCAGCTGGAGGCGGCGATCCAGTCCGTACACTGCGATCGCGCACGCACGGGCACCCTCGACCGGGCCGCGCTGCTGACTCTGTACCGAGGGCTCGTCCAGGTAGCACCGACACGAGGGGCGTTGGAGGCGCTTGCCGCCGTAGAAAGCAGCAACACGTCCGATCCGTGGGGCTGA
- a CDS encoding HdeD family acid-resistance protein, which produces MSATDPVDSVLHELSLDASRMNRSAINGVRTGLGVSGAVAVLLGVVLLFWPEKTLAVLAIFLGIYFIVAGVVRLAIGIFARGITAGIRTLNIILGALLVFAGVIALKNVSVAAATLVILAVAFVGVGWIIEGVMALVESGAAASHGWAIAYGIISIIAGLFVLVLPASSALFLLIFAAIMLIILGIIAIVRAFTFGRAALAASAPQTA; this is translated from the coding sequence ATGAGCGCCACCGACCCGGTCGACTCCGTGCTCCACGAACTCTCTCTCGACGCGAGCCGGATGAACCGGTCCGCGATCAACGGCGTCCGCACCGGACTCGGCGTCAGCGGCGCCGTCGCCGTCCTGCTCGGCGTGGTGCTGCTGTTCTGGCCCGAGAAGACGCTCGCCGTCCTCGCGATCTTCCTCGGCATCTACTTCATCGTCGCCGGGGTCGTCCGGCTGGCGATCGGCATCTTCGCGCGCGGCATCACAGCCGGAATCCGGACGCTCAACATCATCCTCGGCGCGCTGCTCGTGTTCGCGGGAGTGATCGCGCTCAAGAACGTCTCGGTCGCCGCGGCGACCCTCGTCATCCTCGCCGTGGCGTTCGTGGGCGTCGGATGGATCATCGAGGGCGTGATGGCGCTCGTCGAGTCCGGCGCGGCCGCCTCGCACGGCTGGGCCATCGCGTACGGGATCATCAGCATCATCGCCGGTCTGTTCGTGCTGGTGCTCCCGGCGTCGTCCGCCCTCTTCCTTCTGATCTTCGCGGCGATCATGCTGATCATCCTCGGGATCATCGCCATCGTCCGGGCGTTCACCTTCGGACGCGCAGCACTGGCGGCCTCCGCCCCGCAGACGGCCTGA